The Henckelia pumila isolate YLH828 chromosome 2, ASM3356847v2, whole genome shotgun sequence genome includes a window with the following:
- the LOC140884917 gene encoding GDSL esterase/lipase At2g23540-like: MAVNFDHYNIIMLALVLLIVNIMNLYTFGVAQNEDLTKGASFIFGDSLVDAGNNNYLQSLSKANITPNGIDFKASGGNPTGRYTNGRTIGDLVGEELGQPHYAVPFLAPNTTGNAVLHGVNYASGGGGIMNATGRIFVNRLSMDIQVDYFNITRRQIDGLLGPTKARDYITKNSIFSITIGSNDFLNNYLLPVISMGARITQSPDAFVDDLIGHLRGQLTRLYLLDARKFVVGNVGPIGCIPYQKTINQLGENECVSLPNKLALQYNSRLKDLLNELNDNLKGATFVHANVYNLVMELITNYAKYGFTTASKACCGNGGQFAGIIPCGPTSTMCSDRDKHVFWDPYHPSEAANVIIAKQLLDGDTKYVSPINLRKLRDL, encoded by the exons ATGGCCGTCAACTTTGATCATTACAACATTATAATGCTAGCTCTCGTTCTCTTGATCGTTAATATCATGAATTTGTATACTTTCGGAGTTGCCCAGAATGAAGATTTAACAAAAGGGGCTTCATTCATTTTCGGCGATTCTTTGGTGGATGCCGGGAACAATAACTATTTGCAGTCTCTGTCTAAGGCTAATATCACCCCTAATGGGATTGATTTCAAGGCCTCCGGTGGGAATCCGACCGGTCGATACACGAACGGAAGAACCATTGGAGACCTTGTTG GGGAGGAACTGGGACAGCCACACTACGCGGTGCCGTTTCTTGCCCCGAACACAACCGGTAATGCTGTCTTGCACGGGGTTAATTATGCTTCGGGAGGTGGAGGGATCATGAATGCCACGGGAAGGATTTTT GTGAATAGGCTTTCAATGGACATTCAAGTGGATTACTTCAATATAACAAGGAGACAAATCGATGGCTTGTTGGGTCCAACCAAGGCAAGAGACTACATTACCAAGAATTCGATTTTCTCCATTACAATAGGCTCCAATGATTTCCTAAACAATTACCTCCTCCCCGTGATATCAATGGGTGCAAGAATAACACAAAGCCCCGATGCATTTGTCGATGATCTCATCGGCCATCTAAGAGGCCAACTTACG AGACTATACCTACTTGATGCGAGGAAGTTTGTAGTGGGAAATGTTGGGCCAATTGGTTGCATTCCATATCAGAAAACCATTAACCAACTGGGCGAGAATGAATGCGTTTCATTGCCAAATAAGCTTGCACTTCAATACAACTCCAGATTGAAGGATCTTCTGAATGAACTAAATGACAACCTTAAAGGGGCCACATTTGTTCATGCCAATGTCTACAATCTTGTCATGGAACTCATCACAAATTATGCCAAATACG GGTTTACCACCGCAAGTAAGGCTTGTTGTGGGAACGGAGGGCAATTCGCGGGGATAATCCCGTGCGGGCCGACCTCGACTATGTGTTCCGATCGGGACAAGCACGTGTTTTGGGACCCTTACCATCCAAGCGAAGCGGCCAATGTTATAATCGCCAAACAACTACTCGATGGTGACACCAAATATGTATCTCCAATCAACCTCCGGAAACTCCGAGATCTTTAG